From Anomalospiza imberbis isolate Cuckoo-Finch-1a 21T00152 chromosome 6, ASM3175350v1, whole genome shotgun sequence, one genomic window encodes:
- the ERG28 gene encoding ergosterol biosynthetic protein 28 homolog yields the protein MSRFLNVLRSWLVMVSVIAAGNTLQSFRDHGFLSEKLYTASPGLVNGLQARTFGVWTLLSSVIRCLCAFDIRNRTLYHITLFTFFLALAHFLSEVFIYHTAALTIGVMAPLMVASFSIMGMLIGLQYLEVEALSQNKKKN from the exons ATGAGCCGGTTCCTGAACGTGCTGCGTAGCTGGCTGGTGATGGTGTCGGTCATCGCCGCCGGGAATACCCTGCAGAGCTTCCGCGATCACGGCTTCCTCTCAGAGAAGCTGTACACCGCCAGCCCCGGCCTCG TGAATGGGCTCCAGGCTCGGACCTTCGGCGTCTGGACCCTGTTGTCATCGGTGATCCGCTGCCTCTGCGCTTTCGACATCCGTAACAGGAC CCTCTATCACATCACGCTCTTTACCTTCTTTTTGGCCCTTGCTCACTTCCTCTCTGAGGTCTTCATAtaccacactgcagccttgacaATTGGAGTTATGGCACCCCTCATGGTAGCAA GTTTCTCTATTATGGGGATGTTGATTGGACTGCAATACCTGGAGGTAGAAGCGCTATCacaaaacaagaagaaaaactga